Proteins found in one Nitratiruptor sp. SB155-2 genomic segment:
- a CDS encoding SDR family NAD(P)-dependent oxidoreductase produces the protein MRKVVLITGASSGIGLETAKLCKKEGFQVFATARKKQDLQKLATLGLEPIYLELSDTQSIYNAIEEILKKSEGQLDILFNNAAYGQPGALEDLPLEALKKQFETNLFGWHALMQKIIPVMRKQGRGRIIQHSSILGLVALKYRGAYNASKFALEGYTDTLRLELHESGIEVITLNTGPVISNFRTNALQKFLEYIDIQKSPHKYAYETELSRMQGTSNPPFTLTSEEAAKIIVDIMQASHVKPRYYITKASSILATLKRVLPTSLLDQILQKI, from the coding sequence ATGCGTAAAGTAGTACTCATCACTGGTGCTAGCAGTGGCATAGGACTGGAGACTGCAAAACTATGCAAAAAAGAGGGCTTTCAAGTCTTTGCAACAGCAAGAAAAAAGCAGGACCTTCAAAAGCTGGCCACTCTCGGCTTGGAACCAATCTATTTAGAACTAAGCGATACTCAATCAATATACAATGCCATCGAAGAGATCTTGAAAAAAAGCGAAGGCCAACTGGATATTCTCTTTAACAATGCTGCTTACGGCCAACCTGGAGCTTTGGAGGACTTGCCTCTTGAAGCACTGAAAAAGCAGTTTGAAACCAATCTATTTGGTTGGCATGCATTAATGCAAAAAATCATTCCAGTTATGCGAAAACAGGGCCGTGGTCGAATCATTCAACATAGCTCCATTTTGGGGCTTGTGGCTTTGAAATATCGCGGTGCGTACAATGCCAGCAAGTTTGCCCTTGAGGGCTATACCGATACATTGCGTTTGGAGCTGCATGAAAGTGGTATAGAAGTCATCACTCTCAATACCGGACCCGTTATAAGCAATTTTCGTACCAACGCTCTTCAAAAATTTTTAGAATATATCGATATACAAAAGAGTCCTCACAAATATGCCTATGAAACAGAGTTATCCAGAATGCAAGGTACAAGCAATCCTCCATTTACTCTCACCAGTGAAGAGGCAGCAAAAATCATTGTGGATATTATGCAAGCATCGCATGTAAAACCCAGATATTACATCACAAAAGCTTCATCTATTTTGGCTACATTAAAAAGAGTTCTACCCACCTCACTACTTGATCAAATCTTGCAAAAAATTTAA
- the msrB gene encoding peptide-methionine (R)-S-oxide reductase MsrB — MRCKEKLTPFEYHVMFEHGTEPAFTSPLYSEKREGTYLCKCCETPLFSSQAKFDSGTGWPSFYEPIAPEVVEESTDTSHGMIRTEVHCAKCKAHLGHVFEDGPPPTGLRYCINGVCLKFIPDA, encoded by the coding sequence ATGAGATGTAAAGAGAAACTCACACCCTTTGAATACCATGTGATGTTTGAGCATGGAACGGAGCCAGCTTTTACAAGCCCTTTGTACAGCGAAAAAAGAGAAGGTACCTATCTATGCAAATGCTGCGAGACACCTCTTTTTTCATCACAAGCAAAGTTCGATTCAGGTACTGGATGGCCAAGCTTTTATGAGCCCATTGCACCTGAAGTGGTAGAAGAGTCTACCGATACGAGTCATGGAATGATTCGTACGGAAGTACATTGTGCCAAATGCAAAGCGCACTTAGGTCACGTTTTTGAAGATGGTCCCCCTCCAACGGGCTTGCGCTACTGTATCAACGGAGTCTGTCTGAAATTCATCCCAGATGCGTAA
- a CDS encoding O-acetyl-ADP-ribose deacetylase: protein MSIKIILGDITKLPVDAIVNAANPTLLGGGGVDGAIHRAAGPKLLEECKTLGGANPGQAKITHGYNLPAKWVIHTPGPVWRGGTHNEASILRHCYENSLCIARSYELYSIAFPSISTGVYGYPIEKSSQIALSTIDWFLKECAYYKMEVICVLHNAHDYNVYIQTAKELGIDYEM from the coding sequence GTGTCAATAAAAATCATCCTAGGCGACATCACCAAGCTTCCCGTTGATGCAATCGTTAATGCCGCCAATCCGACGCTTCTTGGAGGAGGGGGCGTTGATGGAGCGATTCATAGAGCAGCAGGTCCAAAACTTTTAGAAGAGTGTAAAACGTTAGGTGGTGCAAACCCTGGTCAGGCAAAAATTACCCACGGATACAACTTGCCAGCCAAATGGGTGATCCATACACCGGGTCCTGTCTGGCGTGGAGGCACACATAATGAAGCCTCTATTTTGCGTCACTGCTACGAAAACTCCTTATGTATAGCCAGAAGCTATGAACTATACTCCATCGCCTTTCCCTCCATAAGCACCGGCGTTTATGGGTATCCCATCGAAAAATCGAGTCAAATAGCACTCTCTACCATTGATTGGTTCTTAAAAGAGTGCGCCTATTATAAAATGGAGGTTATATGCGTGTTACATAACGCACACGATTACAATGTATATATCCAAACTGCAAAAGAGTTGGGGATCGACTATGAGATGTAA